In Bacillus sp. Marseille-Q1617, a genomic segment contains:
- a CDS encoding sugar-binding transcriptional regulator translates to MESIIDIQKRLLPDLLEVMQKRHQILRSIQFLQPVGRRSLAQNLGLTERVLRSEVEFLKNQDLISIKTSGMIMTEDGMKLLERIENMMREISGINDMEERLQSLLNLNEIVIVPGNSDESPWVKEELGRASAFSMKQRLEGNNIIAVTGGSTMAAVAEMLTPDFSGSDTLFVPARGGIGEDVKNQANTICAKMAEHTGMRHRVLYVPDQVSKEVYKSFLKEPMIKEVLNLIQSANMVLHGIGDAITMAERRKTPPADFEKITAGNAVGEAFGYYFNESGEVVHKVPTIGLQLEDLKNIKHVFAVAGGSSKAKAIRAYLKSAPSSTILITDEGAAKELLKG, encoded by the coding sequence ATGGAATCCATTATTGATATACAAAAGCGATTATTACCCGACCTGCTTGAAGTTATGCAAAAAAGGCATCAGATTCTCCGTTCGATTCAATTCTTACAGCCGGTCGGCCGCAGGAGTCTCGCGCAGAACCTTGGACTGACGGAACGGGTGTTGAGAAGTGAAGTGGAATTCCTTAAGAATCAGGATCTCATCTCGATCAAGACTTCCGGAATGATCATGACCGAAGACGGCATGAAGCTGCTGGAACGAATCGAAAATATGATGAGAGAGATTTCGGGAATCAATGACATGGAGGAAAGATTACAGTCTTTACTCAATCTTAATGAAATTGTCATCGTTCCGGGGAATAGTGATGAGTCTCCGTGGGTAAAAGAAGAATTGGGGCGTGCGTCAGCTTTTAGTATGAAACAGCGCCTTGAGGGGAATAATATCATCGCTGTGACCGGCGGTTCGACCATGGCAGCTGTCGCAGAAATGCTGACACCCGACTTTTCCGGATCCGACACCTTGTTTGTTCCTGCGCGGGGCGGAATCGGTGAAGATGTGAAGAACCAGGCCAACACGATCTGCGCGAAGATGGCAGAGCATACCGGAATGCGGCACCGCGTTCTTTATGTTCCCGATCAGGTCAGTAAAGAAGTTTACAAGTCCTTTTTAAAGGAACCGATGATTAAAGAGGTCTTAAATTTAATTCAATCAGCAAACATGGTTCTTCATGGAATTGGAGATGCTATTACAATGGCAGAAAGGCGAAAGACGCCACCGGCTGATTTTGAAAAAATCACTGCAGGGAACGCGGTCGGCGAAGCATTCGGCTATTATTTCAATGAGTCGGGGGAAGTGGTACATAAAGTGCCGACCATTGGACTCCAGCTTGAAGATTTGAAGAACATCAAACATGTATTTGCCGTCGCTGGCGGCAGCTCGAAAGCAAAAGCGATTCGGGCATATCTGAAAAGTGCTCCCTCTTCAACAATCCTGATCACCGATGAAGGAGCAGCGAAAGAGCTTTTAAAAGGCTGA
- the gap gene encoding type I glyceraldehyde-3-phosphate dehydrogenase, with amino-acid sequence MATKIGINGFGRIGRNVFRAALKNDNVEVVAVNDLTDANMLAHLLQYDTVHGTLQEKVTVDGDTLVIGDKKVKVLAERDPAQLGWGDLGVEVVVESTGRFTKRADAAKHLEAGAKKVIISAPATDEDITVVMGVNEDKYDAENHNVISNASCTTNCLAPFAKVLNDKFGIKRGMMTTIHSYTNDQQILDLPHKDYRRARAAAENIIPTTTGAAKAVSLVLPELKGKLNGGAVRVPTPNVSLVDLVAELDKNVTAEEVNAAFKEAAEGDLKGVLAYSEEPLVSTDYNGSPASSTIDALSTMVMEDNMVKVISWYDNESGYSNRVVDLVDYIASKGL; translated from the coding sequence ATGGCAACGAAAATTGGTATTAACGGATTTGGACGTATCGGACGTAACGTATTCCGTGCAGCACTTAAAAACGATAACGTAGAGGTAGTGGCAGTCAACGACTTGACTGATGCAAACATGCTTGCTCACCTTTTACAATATGATACAGTTCACGGAACTCTTCAGGAGAAAGTAACTGTTGACGGTGACACACTTGTTATCGGCGATAAAAAAGTAAAAGTACTTGCAGAGCGCGACCCTGCTCAACTTGGCTGGGGAGACCTTGGTGTAGAAGTGGTAGTTGAATCTACTGGCCGCTTCACTAAGCGTGCTGACGCTGCGAAACACCTTGAAGCTGGTGCGAAGAAAGTCATCATCTCCGCTCCTGCAACAGATGAAGACATCACAGTTGTTATGGGTGTTAACGAAGACAAGTACGATGCAGAGAACCACAACGTCATCTCTAACGCATCTTGTACGACAAACTGCTTAGCGCCATTCGCGAAAGTTCTTAACGACAAGTTCGGAATCAAGCGTGGAATGATGACAACAATCCACTCTTACACAAACGATCAGCAAATCCTTGATCTTCCGCATAAAGATTACCGTCGTGCTCGTGCGGCAGCTGAAAACATCATCCCTACAACTACGGGTGCTGCAAAAGCTGTATCACTAGTGCTGCCTGAATTAAAAGGTAAACTGAACGGTGGAGCAGTACGTGTTCCAACTCCAAACGTTTCTCTTGTTGACTTAGTTGCAGAACTAGACAAGAACGTAACGGCTGAAGAAGTGAACGCGGCATTCAAAGAAGCTGCTGAAGGCGATCTTAAAGGAGTTCTTGCTTACAGCGAAGAGCCATTAGTATCAACTGACTATAACGGAAGCCCTGCTTCTTCAACAATCGATGCATTATCAACTATGGTAATGGAAGACAACATGGTAAAAGTAATCTCTTGGTATGATAACGAGAGCGGATACTCTAACCGTGTGGTTGACCTTGTTGATTACATCGCTTCTAAAGGTCTTTAA